A section of the Microbacterium forte genome encodes:
- a CDS encoding class C sortase codes for MTLIDASTPDSPARPSTRATAHRTRWGWSQSIVMLIATIGIVVLVYPTAASWFSAWSHDTDVDGYVQSVEQIPDAAVDEMLAAADEYNENLPTGPLRDPYALGADGQQTAIGEGASAYFDTLSADGTDTMARIRIPSIHVDLPIFHGTDEETLSRGIGHLYGSSLPVGGSGTHSVLTGHNGFVQATLFDDIDELVEGDIIVVSTLGRDLYYEVDQTKTVLPNDAEDLRQVAGKDYLTLVTCTPTGVNTHRLLVRAERIDAPTEESSVTTIADTTSPAGFPWWALLVVGVPVLTFIVVMPRRGRKNRSGRRATHRAAESDS; via the coding sequence ATGACCCTCATCGACGCGTCCACACCGGATTCTCCGGCGCGACCCTCCACGCGTGCCACCGCGCACAGGACGCGGTGGGGATGGAGTCAGTCGATCGTCATGCTCATCGCGACCATCGGCATCGTGGTGCTCGTCTATCCGACCGCAGCCTCGTGGTTCTCCGCGTGGAGTCATGACACCGATGTCGACGGCTACGTGCAGTCCGTCGAGCAGATTCCCGATGCGGCCGTCGACGAGATGCTCGCCGCGGCCGACGAGTACAACGAGAACCTGCCGACCGGACCGCTGCGTGACCCCTATGCACTCGGCGCTGACGGTCAGCAGACAGCGATCGGGGAGGGCGCGTCGGCATACTTCGACACCCTGAGCGCCGACGGAACAGACACGATGGCACGGATCCGCATTCCGAGCATCCACGTCGACCTGCCGATCTTCCATGGCACCGACGAAGAGACACTGTCGCGCGGGATCGGGCACCTTTACGGATCTTCCCTCCCCGTGGGCGGCTCGGGCACCCACTCGGTGCTCACCGGGCACAACGGCTTCGTGCAGGCAACCCTCTTCGACGACATCGACGAACTCGTCGAGGGCGACATCATCGTCGTCAGCACCCTGGGCCGAGACCTCTACTACGAGGTCGACCAGACGAAGACCGTTCTTCCGAACGATGCCGAGGATCTGCGCCAGGTCGCCGGCAAGGACTACCTGACGCTCGTCACCTGCACGCCCACGGGCGTCAACACCCACCGTCTTCTGGTGCGCGCCGAGCGCATCGACGCTCCGACCGAGGAATCCTCCGTCACCACGATCGCGGACACGACCAGCCCGGCGGGATTCCCGTGGTGGGCACTGCTCGTCGTCGGGGTCCCGGTGCTCACTTTCATCGTCGTCATGCCCCGGCGCGGGCGCAAGAACCGCAGCGGCCGACGAGCCACGCATCGTGCCGCTGAATCCGACTCATGA
- a CDS encoding SpaH/EbpB family LPXTG-anchored major pilin, which produces MNTPNNGRGSRVAAGLLVAGVAALTLAAPASAATPNLVDPDAVGSLTIHKFEAPETPTGLPNDGTEQNVALAPLPGVGFTVYKVDTIDLTSNQGWIDANDLADLDPDSVADITAAGYTASAVGGQTLTDANGEIALANLDLGLYFVVETAPLAGSTGVAPFLVTVPLTDPADDSSWLYDVHVYPKNALTEATKTVEDSEDVKLGDEIDFTITGDIPNVAVIDGYKIVDTLDDKLDYVSAAVSLVDGTPLAAGDYTIVHDAATNAVTVEFTASGLAVLAAHPATQVQVVVTTEVNTVGEIANTAVLYPNAGSYTVLPGEPGGPTVTPEVITKWGDITVEKTDKAGAPLTGAVFSVYPTEQDAIDGTNAIALAGSTEFAVAADGTVTISGLRYSDWADNATVAVGEDGYQSYWLAEIVAPDGFELLAAPIEFTVTAATTAVGVDLEVVNVPSNAGFTLPLTGGTGTTLFLAGGVMLLGGAVLLAIRSRRKAAAQA; this is translated from the coding sequence GTGAACACTCCCAACAACGGACGCGGATCCCGCGTCGCGGCAGGTCTGCTCGTCGCAGGCGTCGCCGCGCTGACCCTCGCAGCACCCGCAAGCGCTGCGACACCGAACCTCGTCGACCCGGATGCTGTCGGTTCGCTGACGATCCACAAGTTCGAGGCGCCTGAGACGCCGACCGGCCTGCCGAACGACGGCACCGAGCAGAACGTCGCACTGGCACCGCTGCCCGGCGTGGGCTTCACGGTCTACAAGGTCGACACGATCGATCTGACGAGCAACCAGGGCTGGATCGACGCGAACGATCTCGCCGACCTCGACCCCGACAGTGTCGCCGACATCACCGCTGCCGGCTACACGGCCAGCGCGGTCGGCGGTCAGACGCTGACCGACGCGAACGGCGAGATCGCTCTGGCGAACCTCGACCTGGGTCTGTACTTCGTGGTGGAGACCGCGCCGCTGGCGGGCTCGACCGGTGTGGCGCCGTTCCTCGTGACCGTGCCGTTGACCGATCCGGCCGATGACAGCAGCTGGCTGTACGACGTGCACGTCTACCCGAAGAACGCCCTGACCGAGGCGACCAAGACCGTCGAGGACTCGGAAGACGTCAAGCTCGGCGACGAGATCGACTTCACCATCACGGGTGACATCCCCAATGTCGCCGTCATCGACGGCTACAAGATCGTCGACACGCTCGACGACAAGCTCGACTACGTCAGCGCCGCTGTCTCGCTCGTCGACGGAACCCCGCTCGCCGCGGGCGACTACACGATCGTGCACGACGCCGCGACCAACGCGGTCACGGTCGAGTTCACCGCGTCGGGCCTCGCAGTGCTCGCAGCTCACCCCGCGACGCAGGTGCAGGTCGTCGTCACGACCGAGGTCAACACGGTCGGCGAGATCGCCAACACGGCAGTGCTCTACCCGAACGCCGGTTCGTACACGGTTCTGCCCGGTGAGCCCGGCGGACCCACGGTCACCCCTGAGGTCATCACCAAGTGGGGCGACATCACGGTCGAGAAGACGGACAAGGCCGGCGCACCGCTCACCGGCGCCGTGTTCTCGGTGTACCCGACCGAGCAGGACGCGATCGACGGCACCAACGCCATCGCCCTCGCCGGCTCGACGGAGTTCGCGGTCGCCGCTGACGGCACTGTGACCATCTCGGGTCTGCGCTACTCCGACTGGGCAGACAACGCCACGGTCGCCGTGGGCGAAGACGGCTACCAGTCGTACTGGCTCGCCGAGATCGTCGCACCCGACGGATTCGAGCTGCTCGCGGCTCCGATCGAGTTCACCGTCACCGCAGCCACCACGGCCGTGGGCGTCGACCTCGAGGTCGTCAACGTTCCCTCGAACGCCGGCTTCACCCTGCCGCTGACCGGTGGCACCGGCACGACCCTGTTCCTCGCCGGTGGCGTCATGCTGCTCGGTGGAGCGGTCCTCCTCGCCATCCGCAGCCGCCGCAAGGCCGCAGCACAGGCGTAA
- a CDS encoding DUF7507 domain-containing protein: MSIRSHHRTTERSSRSGVAPRRRAMTRLLGVLAIAGVLVAGATLAPNSGITAAATVPGTPGTPQPGTPVYTENFSNQNASLLPISILNYTGGAAAANSTYTASTQYTPAGNQCNGWVMSSVTPTAPVTDLGCLNNPTTTWPTLQQMAAALGTAQGQTAAQAATNQVLTSYTNATNGVIAAGTQFRTVNTIPAVAGHYYAVSAYFAAVNCPAAGGANQPKETFSLIVNGNPIVLSTGLNPCTNNTFWGTQTAKLQSAAYQVPVGTTANLGLTLFNATATGSGNDVAFDLPQIVDVTPQLDKAFSPTVITNGSTSKMTLTVTNTSDLMAKNDWFITDALPANLKIAAAPNVGGTCVQRAGAAYAVTAPAGGTSVSVTGGDLALGQASCTITVDVTSTVNGTYINGPANITTNLNPPADASLEVIQPSIDIVKSITAVNGVAVTSDTDPDKVYTKVGDVITYSFVATNTTPKAPTNTTLNTNLTNVRITEDAFSGVGDMSALTCVPPQGSTLASGAKMTCTATYVVQQGDIDNAPLTNVARATGTPAVGPTVTDTDDEIIPATWTPEIVLDKTASVVDVDQDGVTGLGDHIMYAFDVTNTGNVTVANITVVDDRLTQRNITVTCTPTTIAPTQVSHCVANAPYVIGQADVDAKKVINTAYSTGTDPKGGPVRSNNDSTETPIEPFRIPLQIEKVGEASANTWVRMDGSSFAVLADANGEPGTALPFTINGIETGLFQIDSIPAGTYWLSELTAPDGFSLLAAPVKFTINPDRTVSITAGGDAAVTATGQIITVRDVPAMSLPTTGGTGALPYILAGSLTVFGAGALALWVRRRSARAAADDPQI; this comes from the coding sequence ATGAGCATTCGCTCGCACCACCGCACGACGGAGCGGTCATCACGCTCCGGAGTCGCGCCTCGCCGACGGGCGATGACGCGGCTGCTCGGCGTGCTCGCCATCGCCGGCGTGCTCGTCGCCGGCGCGACTCTCGCCCCCAACAGCGGCATCACGGCCGCGGCGACGGTGCCTGGCACTCCCGGCACCCCGCAGCCGGGCACGCCCGTGTACACCGAGAACTTCTCGAACCAGAACGCGTCGCTCCTGCCGATCAGCATCCTGAACTACACGGGTGGCGCGGCCGCGGCCAACTCGACGTACACCGCCTCGACTCAGTACACGCCCGCCGGCAACCAGTGCAACGGATGGGTCATGAGCAGCGTGACCCCGACGGCGCCCGTCACCGATCTCGGCTGCCTCAACAACCCGACCACGACCTGGCCCACGCTTCAGCAGATGGCGGCGGCACTGGGCACAGCGCAAGGGCAGACGGCGGCTCAGGCCGCGACGAACCAGGTGCTCACCTCGTACACCAACGCGACGAACGGCGTCATCGCCGCGGGCACGCAGTTCCGCACGGTCAACACCATCCCCGCGGTCGCCGGACACTACTACGCCGTGTCGGCGTACTTCGCCGCGGTCAACTGCCCCGCCGCCGGTGGTGCGAACCAGCCCAAGGAGACGTTCAGCCTGATCGTCAACGGCAACCCGATCGTGCTCAGCACGGGTCTGAACCCCTGCACGAACAACACCTTCTGGGGCACGCAGACCGCGAAGCTGCAGTCTGCTGCCTATCAGGTGCCCGTCGGAACCACGGCCAACCTCGGCCTGACGCTGTTCAACGCGACCGCCACGGGTTCGGGCAACGACGTCGCCTTCGACCTGCCGCAGATCGTCGATGTGACTCCTCAGCTCGACAAGGCGTTCAGCCCGACGGTGATCACGAACGGCTCGACCTCGAAGATGACGCTCACGGTCACGAACACGAGCGACCTCATGGCCAAGAACGACTGGTTCATCACCGACGCGCTGCCGGCGAACCTCAAGATCGCGGCGGCGCCGAACGTCGGCGGAACCTGCGTCCAGCGCGCCGGTGCGGCCTATGCGGTCACGGCACCCGCAGGCGGAACCTCGGTGTCGGTCACCGGCGGCGACCTCGCTTTGGGCCAGGCCTCGTGCACGATCACGGTCGACGTCACCTCGACGGTCAACGGCACCTACATCAACGGCCCGGCCAACATCACGACGAACCTGAACCCGCCGGCCGACGCCTCGCTCGAGGTCATCCAGCCGTCGATCGACATCGTCAAGAGCATCACCGCCGTGAACGGGGTCGCCGTGACCAGCGACACCGACCCCGACAAGGTGTACACCAAGGTCGGCGACGTCATCACCTACTCCTTCGTGGCGACCAACACGACTCCCAAGGCACCGACCAACACGACGCTCAACACCAACCTGACGAATGTGCGCATCACCGAGGACGCGTTCTCCGGTGTCGGTGACATGAGCGCCCTGACCTGCGTTCCGCCGCAGGGCTCCACGCTCGCCAGCGGCGCCAAGATGACCTGCACGGCCACCTACGTGGTGCAGCAGGGGGACATCGACAACGCACCGCTGACGAACGTCGCACGCGCCACCGGAACTCCGGCCGTCGGCCCCACCGTGACCGACACGGACGACGAGATCATCCCGGCCACATGGACGCCCGAGATCGTGCTCGACAAGACGGCCTCGGTCGTCGACGTCGACCAGGACGGCGTGACCGGGCTCGGCGATCACATCATGTACGCGTTCGACGTCACCAACACCGGCAACGTCACGGTCGCGAACATCACGGTGGTCGACGACCGGCTGACGCAGCGCAACATCACCGTGACGTGCACGCCCACGACCATCGCGCCCACTCAGGTCTCGCACTGCGTCGCGAATGCGCCGTATGTCATCGGACAGGCCGATGTCGACGCGAAGAAGGTCATCAACACGGCCTACTCCACGGGAACCGACCCCAAGGGCGGCCCGGTGCGCTCGAACAACGACAGCACCGAGACGCCGATCGAGCCGTTCCGCATCCCGTTGCAGATCGAGAAGGTCGGCGAGGCATCCGCGAACACGTGGGTGCGCATGGACGGCTCCTCGTTCGCCGTGCTCGCCGACGCGAACGGCGAGCCGGGCACCGCGCTGCCGTTCACGATCAACGGCATCGAGACGGGACTGTTCCAGATCGACAGCATCCCCGCCGGCACCTACTGGCTGAGCGAGCTGACGGCACCAGACGGATTCAGCCTGCTCGCAGCGCCGGTGAAGTTCACCATCAACCCCGACCGCACCGTGAGCATCACGGCAGGCGGCGACGCGGCGGTGACCGCCACAGGCCAGATCATCACGGTGCGCGATGTTCCGGCGATGAGCCTTCCGACCACCGGGGGGACGGGCGCGCTGCCCTACATCCTCGCCGGTTCCCTGACCGTGTTCGGCGCGGGCGCGCTGGCCCTCTGGGTCCGCAGACGTAGTGCACGTGCCGCCGCCGATGACCCGCAGATCTGA
- a CDS encoding LysE family translocator gives MFSAETLATFVVAAFVMVVIPGPTVLFTIGRAMALGRLGGFLSILGTALGSIVLVVGVALGVGTVVAQSIVLFTIVKVLGAGYLVFLGIQAIRHRKDSAATMTGPVARRSGVRLLVEGFVVGVTNPKSIAFFLAILPQFVDLHAGSVPMQLFVLGAIVVAIGVACDAIWVLLASGAREWFGRSPRRIEAMGATGGGLMIGLGAFLLLWSEKPANG, from the coding sequence ATGTTCAGCGCCGAGACCCTTGCGACCTTCGTCGTGGCCGCGTTCGTGATGGTCGTGATCCCTGGGCCGACGGTGCTCTTCACGATCGGCAGAGCGATGGCCCTGGGGCGGCTCGGCGGATTTCTCAGCATCCTGGGCACGGCGCTCGGGTCGATCGTGCTGGTCGTCGGCGTCGCGCTGGGGGTGGGCACGGTGGTGGCGCAGTCGATCGTGCTCTTCACGATCGTGAAGGTGCTCGGCGCCGGCTACCTGGTGTTCCTCGGCATCCAGGCGATCAGGCATCGCAAGGACTCCGCGGCCACGATGACCGGGCCGGTGGCGAGGCGATCAGGCGTGCGGCTGCTCGTCGAGGGTTTCGTCGTCGGCGTCACCAACCCCAAGTCGATCGCCTTCTTCCTGGCGATCCTCCCGCAGTTCGTCGACCTGCACGCGGGGTCGGTGCCGATGCAGCTGTTCGTGCTCGGCGCGATCGTCGTCGCGATCGGTGTCGCCTGCGATGCGATCTGGGTGCTGCTCGCCAGCGGCGCCCGTGAGTGGTTCGGTCGATCTCCTCGCCGCATCGAGGCCATGGGCGCCACCGGAGGTGGGCTCATGATCGGCCTCGGCGCGTTCCTGCTGCTGTGGAGCGAGAAGCCCGCTAACGGCTGA
- a CDS encoding DUF1206 domain-containing protein, with protein sequence MTSAKGAARTAQRSDAFRRVARAGFVVVGLVHIIIGAIAVSIATGGGGDADQDGAMEQIRSTPVGGLVLGLVAVALVALAVWQIASGLLARGKEPRKWGMRIKLIGIAGAYLVIAGLALIFAFGGHVESETTLRALSAVILGAPGGIVLLIIIGLTVAGVGVGFIVIGFTRGFEKTMDVPEGPSRPGIIALGIAGYIAKGIAITVTGLLFVVAAWTQDPEKAAGLDGALRSLIDLPQGRAILWLVGVGLAIYGIFSMVRARFARM encoded by the coding sequence ATGACCTCAGCGAAGGGTGCCGCGCGCACCGCGCAGCGATCCGATGCCTTCCGACGGGTGGCGCGGGCAGGTTTCGTCGTGGTCGGTCTCGTGCACATCATCATCGGGGCGATCGCCGTCTCCATCGCCACAGGCGGCGGCGGCGACGCCGACCAGGACGGAGCGATGGAGCAGATCCGCTCGACCCCCGTCGGCGGGCTGGTTCTCGGGCTGGTCGCGGTGGCGCTGGTCGCCCTTGCCGTGTGGCAGATCGCCAGCGGGCTCCTCGCCCGCGGCAAGGAGCCCCGCAAATGGGGGATGAGGATCAAGCTCATCGGCATCGCGGGCGCGTACCTCGTGATCGCCGGCCTTGCGCTGATCTTCGCCTTCGGAGGGCATGTCGAGTCCGAGACGACGCTGCGCGCCCTCAGCGCGGTGATCCTCGGTGCTCCCGGCGGGATCGTGCTGCTCATCATCATCGGGCTCACCGTGGCGGGTGTGGGTGTCGGGTTCATCGTCATCGGCTTCACCCGGGGCTTCGAGAAGACGATGGATGTTCCGGAGGGGCCCTCGCGGCCCGGGATCATCGCCCTCGGCATCGCGGGCTACATCGCCAAGGGCATCGCGATCACCGTGACCGGCTTGCTGTTCGTCGTCGCGGCGTGGACGCAGGACCCCGAGAAGGCTGCGGGCCTGGATGGAGCCCTGCGGAGTCTGATCGACCTGCCCCAGGGCCGCGCGATCCTCTGGCTCGTCGGGGTCGGACTCGCGATCTACGGCATCTTCTCGATGGTCCGCGCGCGCTTCGCACGGATGTGA
- a CDS encoding GyrI-like domain-containing protein: MALDPKKTLDAYRAKRGEFRILEVPPMQYLMVDGAGDPNSAQAYQDAVSALFPVAYTLKFASRDQLGIDTVVMPLEGQWHAPDMESFTSRRDKSAWEWTLMIMVPEHVTREMFDRAVDTVEEKLARKKQASPALRSVRLETLDEGLCVQTLHVGSYDDEAPVLDELHHRFIPENDLAMTGLHHEVYLSDVRRVDPSKLRTILRQPVERTG; encoded by the coding sequence ATGGCGCTCGATCCCAAGAAGACCCTCGACGCCTATCGGGCGAAGCGCGGTGAGTTCCGCATCCTCGAGGTGCCCCCGATGCAGTACCTGATGGTCGACGGCGCGGGCGACCCGAACAGTGCCCAGGCGTATCAGGATGCGGTGTCCGCCCTCTTCCCCGTCGCCTACACGCTCAAGTTCGCGAGCAGGGACCAGCTCGGGATCGACACGGTCGTGATGCCTCTCGAGGGGCAGTGGCACGCACCCGACATGGAGTCGTTCACATCGCGCCGCGACAAGTCGGCGTGGGAATGGACGCTCATGATCATGGTGCCGGAGCACGTCACCCGCGAGATGTTCGATCGCGCGGTCGACACGGTCGAGGAGAAGCTCGCGAGGAAGAAGCAGGCATCTCCCGCGCTGCGGTCCGTGCGGCTCGAGACCCTCGACGAGGGACTGTGCGTGCAGACCCTTCACGTCGGCTCATACGACGATGAGGCCCCGGTGCTCGACGAGCTGCACCACCGGTTCATCCCCGAGAACGATCTGGCCATGACGGGGCTGCACCACGAGGTCTACCTCAGCGATGTCAGGCGCGTCGATCCGTCGAAGCTCCGGACGATCCTGCGCCAGCCCGTGGAGCGCACCGGCTGA
- a CDS encoding AraC family transcriptional regulator, whose amino-acid sequence MIGTLNALVDLVEADAADEIDVAGFARVHGTTEYHLRRMFSALAGMPLSEYVRRRRMTLAGAELAAGAPNVLDVAVRHGYGSNEAFGRAFRAVHGISPVDARRDGGPLRTQPTLRFRLSVEGSTQMDVTITTTPELVLVGHAARVPLIHEGANPHIQAHIASIAPEEHLRLKAMSDAEPGGILAVTGDVAPDAPEGTELTYLHGVSVSASTVVPDDLDAIRVEAGAWAVFSASGPFPETLQTLWAATATEWFPSNPWRLRPGPSIVRYLEFTGSHASCELWLAVEPT is encoded by the coding sequence ATGATCGGAACGCTCAACGCACTGGTCGATCTCGTCGAGGCGGACGCCGCAGACGAGATCGACGTCGCCGGGTTCGCTCGTGTCCACGGGACGACGGAGTACCACCTGCGGCGGATGTTCTCGGCTCTGGCCGGGATGCCGCTGTCGGAGTATGTCCGCCGCCGCCGGATGACGCTCGCCGGAGCAGAACTCGCCGCCGGCGCCCCCAACGTGCTCGATGTCGCGGTGAGACACGGCTACGGCTCGAACGAGGCGTTCGGCCGCGCGTTCCGCGCCGTGCACGGGATCAGTCCGGTCGACGCGCGCCGCGACGGGGGTCCTCTCCGCACACAACCCACGCTCCGGTTCCGCCTGAGCGTCGAAGGGAGCACCCAGATGGACGTCACCATCACCACCACCCCAGAGCTCGTGCTCGTCGGCCACGCCGCGCGAGTGCCGCTCATCCACGAGGGCGCGAATCCGCACATCCAGGCGCACATCGCCTCGATCGCACCCGAAGAGCATCTCAGGCTGAAGGCGATGAGCGACGCGGAACCCGGCGGAATCCTCGCCGTCACCGGTGATGTCGCACCGGACGCGCCGGAGGGGACGGAGCTCACCTATCTGCATGGCGTCTCCGTGTCTGCATCCACCGTGGTTCCCGACGACCTCGACGCCATCCGGGTCGAGGCGGGCGCGTGGGCGGTCTTCTCCGCGTCAGGTCCGTTCCCTGAGACCCTGCAGACCCTCTGGGCGGCCACGGCGACCGAGTGGTTCCCGTCGAACCCCTGGCGGCTGCGCCCTGGTCCGTCGATCGTGCGGTACCTCGAGTTCACCGGCTCGCACGCGTCGTGCGAGCTCTGGCTGGCGGTCGAGCCGACGTGA
- a CDS encoding ROK family transcriptional regulator, with amino-acid sequence MPSQSSPALGTRPHNLSLILRLVHENGAQSRAALTEQTGLNRSTIADLVAELVRRGLVDERVPDVAGRVGRPSPVVTASARIVAIAVNPEVDAIEIAAVGLDRSILVRERLPNETVPTPGVVAATIAERIAAWREGPLADARIAAIGVAVPGLVRASDGVVRNAPHLGWTDVPLADLVSAATSSAAFVDNDATLGAIAEHRYGAGRGIDDVVYLNGGASGIGGGLIVNGKPVAGAGGYAGEFGQNRPRISADADRRTADGVLEAEVSRRLLLDAVGLDTADDETLDAELSESGSAVVADEITRQARVLAGALANAVNVLNPALVVLGGFLATIADLRATQIADDVRALAMPESAETLEIRPAALGADRLLIGAAELALADLLADPGERS; translated from the coding sequence ATGCCGTCGCAGTCGAGCCCCGCGCTGGGCACCCGCCCCCACAATCTCTCCCTCATCCTGCGGCTCGTGCACGAGAACGGCGCCCAGTCGAGAGCAGCTCTCACCGAGCAGACGGGGCTCAACCGCTCGACGATCGCCGACCTCGTCGCAGAGCTCGTCAGACGGGGGCTCGTCGACGAGCGGGTCCCGGATGTCGCCGGTCGTGTGGGTCGACCGTCGCCGGTCGTGACGGCCTCGGCTCGCATCGTCGCCATCGCTGTGAACCCGGAGGTCGATGCGATCGAGATCGCTGCGGTCGGCCTCGACCGCAGCATCCTCGTGCGCGAACGCCTGCCGAACGAGACGGTGCCGACACCCGGAGTCGTCGCGGCGACGATCGCCGAGCGCATCGCCGCATGGCGCGAGGGGCCGCTCGCCGATGCGCGGATCGCGGCCATCGGCGTCGCCGTGCCCGGTCTCGTGCGCGCCTCCGACGGGGTCGTGCGCAACGCGCCGCATCTGGGCTGGACCGACGTGCCGCTCGCCGACCTCGTCTCCGCGGCCACGTCGTCTGCCGCCTTCGTCGACAATGATGCGACGCTCGGGGCCATCGCCGAGCACCGCTACGGCGCCGGCCGCGGCATCGACGACGTCGTCTACCTGAACGGAGGTGCGTCGGGCATCGGCGGCGGCCTGATCGTCAACGGCAAGCCGGTCGCCGGCGCGGGCGGATACGCGGGGGAGTTCGGCCAGAACAGGCCGCGGATCTCTGCAGACGCGGATCGCCGCACCGCCGATGGCGTGCTCGAGGCCGAGGTGAGTCGCCGTCTGCTGCTCGACGCGGTGGGCCTCGATACGGCGGATGACGAGACGCTCGACGCCGAGCTCTCGGAATCCGGATCGGCGGTGGTGGCTGATGAGATCACGCGTCAGGCGCGTGTGCTCGCGGGGGCGCTGGCCAACGCCGTCAACGTGCTCAACCCCGCTCTCGTCGTGCTCGGAGGGTTCCTCGCGACGATCGCCGATCTGAGGGCGACGCAGATCGCGGACGACGTGCGTGCGCTGGCGATGCCGGAGAGCGCGGAGACGCTCGAGATCCGTCCTGCCGCTCTCGGCGCCGACAGGCTGCTGATCGGCGCGGCCGAACTGGCCCTCGCCGACCTGCTCGCGGATCCGGGGGAGCGCAGCTGA